From the genome of Hymenobacter sp. PAMC 26628, one region includes:
- the leuC gene encoding 3-isopropylmalate dehydratase large subunit, with protein sequence MPNTLFDKIWDAHIVRSIEGLDVVYIDRHLIHEVTSPQAFDEIAARNLPLFRPSQILATADHNVPTLHQDRPIQEPLSRLQVEKLTENCQKYGIELYGLGHPRQGIVHIIGPELGLTQPGITIVCGDSHTSTHGAFGAVAFGIGTSQVAQVMASQCLLLNRPQRMRISVEGDLRPGVTAKDLILYVISQLGTGGATGYFVEYAGSAVRALSMEGRMTVCNMSIEMGARGGLIAPDATTLAYVEGRPFAPKGEAWNDAVAYWQTLHSDDDATFEAEYTYQAADIMPMITYGTNPGMGIPLTGHVPSEVPASEAESFDKSLKYMGFERGESLLGKQIDYVFIGSCTNARIEDLRTVAAYVQGKQKADHVEAIIVPGSKQVEQQAIAEGIDKIFAAAGFELREPGCSACLAMNEDKIPAGAYCVATSNRNFEGRQGPGSRTLLASPLVAAITAVQGRIVDITKYLN encoded by the coding sequence ATGCCTAATACCTTATTCGATAAAATCTGGGATGCCCACATTGTCCGCTCCATTGAGGGGTTGGATGTCGTCTACATTGACCGCCACCTGATTCACGAAGTCACCAGCCCCCAGGCTTTCGATGAAATCGCGGCCCGCAACCTGCCGCTGTTCCGCCCGAGTCAGATTCTGGCCACGGCCGACCACAACGTACCCACCCTGCACCAGGACCGGCCCATTCAGGAGCCACTCTCGCGCTTGCAGGTGGAGAAGCTGACGGAAAACTGCCAGAAGTACGGCATTGAATTGTACGGCCTGGGCCACCCGCGCCAGGGCATCGTGCACATCATCGGGCCCGAGTTGGGCCTCACGCAGCCGGGCATAACCATCGTGTGCGGCGACAGCCACACCTCGACCCACGGCGCGTTTGGCGCGGTGGCGTTTGGCATCGGCACCAGCCAAGTGGCCCAGGTGATGGCTTCGCAGTGCCTGCTGCTGAACAGGCCCCAGCGGATGCGCATCTCGGTGGAAGGCGATTTGCGCCCCGGCGTCACGGCCAAGGACTTGATTCTCTACGTCATTTCGCAGCTCGGCACGGGCGGGGCCACCGGCTACTTCGTGGAATACGCCGGCAGCGCCGTGCGGGCCCTGAGCATGGAGGGCCGCATGACCGTCTGCAACATGAGCATCGAGATGGGGGCCCGCGGCGGCCTCATCGCCCCCGATGCCACCACCTTGGCCTACGTCGAGGGCCGGCCTTTTGCCCCGAAAGGCGAAGCCTGGAACGACGCCGTAGCCTACTGGCAGACACTGCATTCGGACGACGACGCGACATTCGAAGCTGAGTACACCTACCAGGCGGCCGACATCATGCCGATGATTACCTACGGCACCAACCCCGGCATGGGCATCCCGCTCACCGGCCACGTGCCGAGCGAAGTGCCTGCCAGCGAAGCCGAAAGCTTCGATAAGTCGCTCAAGTACATGGGCTTCGAACGGGGCGAATCGCTGCTCGGCAAACAGATTGACTACGTGTTCATCGGCAGCTGCACCAACGCGCGCATCGAAGACCTGCGCACCGTGGCGGCCTACGTGCAGGGCAAGCAGAAGGCTGACCACGTGGAGGCCATCATCGTGCCCGGCTCCAAGCAAGTGGAGCAGCAGGCCATTGCCGAAGGCATCGACAAGATTTTTGCCGCCGCCGGCTTTGAATTGCGTGAGCCCGGTTGCAGCGCCTGCCTAGCGATGAACGAGGACAAGATTCCGGCCGGCGCCTACTGCGTGGCTACTTCCAATCGCAACTTCGAAGGCCGCCAGGGCCCCGGCTCGCGCACGCTGCTGGCGAGCCCGCTGGTGGCGGCCATCACCGCCGTGCAGGGCCGCATCGTGGACATTACGAAGTATTTGAACTGA
- the ilvC gene encoding ketol-acid reductoisomerase, which produces MATINFGGVPETVITRDEFPLAKALDFLKDDTIAIIGYGVQGPGQALNMRDNGFRVIVGQREGTPSWDRAIKDGWVPGESLFSIEEAADKGTIICNLLSDAGQIALWPTLQKYLAPGKTLYFSHGFGITFNEQTNIIPAKDIDVILVAPKGSGTSLRRLFVAGGGLNSSFAVFQDATGKAWEKAIAMGIGVGSGYLFETDFKKEVYSDLTGERGVLMGALAGIIEAQYQVLRQRGHSPSEAFNETVEELTQSLVPLVGENGMDWMFGNCSVTAQRGALDWKGKFRDATLPVLNDLYDSVASGEEARRTIERGSTPNYRAELEAELKEVRESELWQTGATVRELRSRTSENVEA; this is translated from the coding sequence ATGGCTACCATCAATTTCGGCGGCGTACCCGAAACCGTAATCACCCGCGACGAATTTCCGCTCGCCAAGGCCCTCGATTTCCTGAAAGACGACACCATCGCCATCATCGGCTACGGCGTGCAGGGCCCCGGCCAAGCGCTGAACATGCGCGACAACGGCTTTCGCGTCATCGTGGGCCAGCGCGAAGGCACGCCGTCGTGGGACCGCGCCATCAAGGACGGCTGGGTGCCAGGCGAGTCGTTGTTTTCGATTGAGGAGGCCGCCGACAAGGGCACCATCATCTGCAACCTGCTTTCCGATGCGGGCCAGATTGCGCTGTGGCCTACCCTCCAGAAATACCTTGCGCCGGGCAAAACGCTGTATTTCTCGCATGGCTTTGGCATCACGTTTAATGAGCAGACCAACATCATCCCGGCCAAGGACATCGACGTGATTCTGGTGGCTCCTAAGGGCAGCGGCACCAGCCTGCGCCGCTTGTTTGTGGCCGGCGGCGGGCTGAACTCGTCGTTTGCCGTGTTCCAGGATGCCACCGGCAAGGCCTGGGAAAAAGCCATTGCGATGGGCATCGGCGTGGGCTCGGGCTACTTGTTCGAAACCGACTTTAAGAAGGAAGTGTACTCTGACCTCACCGGTGAGCGCGGCGTACTGATGGGGGCCCTGGCCGGTATCATCGAGGCCCAGTACCAGGTGCTGCGCCAGCGCGGCCATTCGCCCTCCGAAGCCTTCAACGAAACCGTGGAGGAGCTGACCCAGAGCCTTGTGCCGCTGGTGGGCGAAAACGGCATGGACTGGATGTTTGGCAACTGCTCGGTAACGGCTCAGCGTGGGGCCCTCGACTGGAAAGGCAAGTTCCGCGACGCCACCCTGCCCGTGCTCAACGACCTGTACGACAGCGTGGCCAGCGGCGAAGAAGCCCGCCGCACCATCGAGCGCGGCTCGACGCCTAACTACCGCGCCGAGCTGGAAGCCGAATTGAAAGAAGTACGCGAATCGGAATTGTGGCAGACCGGCGCGACCGTGCGCGAGCTGCGCTCGCGCACCTCTGAGAACGTGGAAGCGTAA
- the leuB gene encoding 3-isopropylmalate dehydrogenase: MVTKKIALLPGDGIGPEVCRQAVKVLDAVAERFGHRFEFTSHLVGACAIDATGDPLPPETLAACRAADAVLFGAIGDPKYDNDPTAKVRPEQGLLRMRKELGLFANIRPVTAYQALLKHSPLKADRIEGTDLVIFRELTGGIYFGEKGRTADGTAYDNCTYSRPEIERIAHLAFQSATGRRQHLTLVDKANVLETSRLWREVVRGIAPQYPDVTVDYLFVDNAAMQIITNPKQFDVLLTENMFGDIISDEASVIAGSMGLLPSASVGAEVAVFEPIHGSYPQAKGKGIANPLAAILSAAMLLDHLGLTAEAELVREAVDEALTNNILTPELNPTAPYTTEQVGSYVAFWIADSNEQQWNAHNIAVGVSTII, from the coding sequence ATGGTAACCAAGAAAATAGCTTTACTGCCGGGCGACGGCATCGGGCCGGAAGTGTGCCGGCAGGCCGTGAAGGTGCTCGACGCCGTAGCCGAGCGCTTCGGCCACCGCTTCGAGTTCACCTCGCACCTGGTGGGCGCCTGCGCCATCGACGCCACCGGCGACCCCCTACCCCCCGAAACGCTGGCCGCCTGCCGCGCTGCCGATGCGGTGCTGTTCGGCGCCATCGGCGACCCGAAATACGACAACGACCCTACCGCTAAAGTGCGCCCAGAGCAGGGGCTGCTGCGGATGCGCAAGGAATTGGGCTTATTTGCCAATATCCGCCCCGTCACGGCCTACCAGGCGCTGCTGAAGCACTCGCCGCTGAAAGCCGACCGCATTGAAGGCACCGATTTGGTGATTTTTCGGGAGTTGACGGGCGGCATCTACTTCGGCGAGAAGGGCCGCACGGCCGACGGCACGGCCTACGATAACTGCACGTACTCGCGCCCCGAGATTGAGCGCATCGCGCACCTAGCGTTTCAGTCGGCCACCGGCCGCCGCCAGCATCTCACGCTAGTCGATAAGGCCAACGTGCTGGAAACCTCGCGCTTGTGGCGCGAAGTAGTGCGCGGCATCGCGCCGCAATACCCGGATGTGACGGTCGATTATCTGTTTGTGGACAACGCCGCCATGCAGATTATCACGAACCCTAAGCAGTTCGATGTACTGCTAACGGAGAACATGTTCGGCGATATTATCTCGGACGAGGCCTCGGTTATTGCCGGCTCAATGGGCCTGCTACCCTCCGCCTCGGTGGGTGCCGAAGTAGCGGTATTTGAGCCCATTCATGGCTCCTACCCCCAGGCCAAGGGCAAAGGCATTGCCAACCCGCTGGCGGCTATCCTGTCGGCGGCCATGCTGCTCGACCACTTGGGCCTCACAGCCGAAGCCGAACTCGTGCGCGAAGCGGTAGATGAAGCGTTGACCAATAACATTTTGACACCAGAGTTAAACCCCACCGCGCCCTATACCACCGAGCAGGTGGGCAGCTACGTGGCGTTTTGGATTGCCGACTCGAACGAGCAGCAGTGGAACGCGCACAACATTGCGGTGGGCGTAAGCACGATTATTTGA
- the ilvB gene encoding biosynthetic-type acetolactate synthase large subunit: protein MFQNQPSAQPTASSAAPALAPTTGAVATLQALVAEGVDTIFGYPGGAIIPIYDALYDFKEQLNHVLVRHEQGGIHAAQGYARSSGRVGVALATSGPGATNLVTGLADALIDSTPVVCITGQVFAHLLGTDAFQETDIINITTPVTKWNYQVTRAEEIPEALAKAFYIARSGRPGPVLVDITKNAQMQTFDAPEYQPCQHIRSYRPAPVVRRKYVEQAAALINSAKRPFILWGQGVVLGGAEAEFKAFVEKSGIPAAWTILGVGALATGHPLNVGMLGMHGNYGPNVLTNECDVLIAIGMRFDDRVTGRLDKYAKQAQVIHLDIDPTEIDKNVKTTMPVWGDCKETLPLLTALVERRAHPEWLARFNDHMAQEVEAVIREELFPTSEELTMGEVMQQLNEITRGEAIIVSDVGQHQMVACRYAQFNHARSNVTSGGLGTMGFALPAAIGAKFGAPDRPVVAVIGDGGFQMTIQELGTIMQTGVDVKIIILNNQFLGMVRQWQELFHQRRYSFVDIQSPDFVAVAAGYRIAGQRVAARADLRPALEKMLAHSGSFLLEVMVTKENNIFPMVPQGCSVAEIRLR from the coding sequence ATGTTCCAGAACCAGCCCTCAGCCCAGCCCACCGCTAGCTCGGCCGCCCCGGCCCTTGCTCCTACGACGGGCGCGGTAGCCACGCTGCAAGCGCTGGTAGCCGAGGGCGTGGACACAATTTTTGGCTACCCCGGCGGGGCCATTATCCCAATTTACGACGCGCTCTACGACTTTAAGGAGCAACTAAACCACGTACTGGTGCGCCACGAGCAGGGCGGCATCCACGCGGCGCAGGGCTACGCGCGCAGCTCGGGCCGGGTGGGCGTGGCGCTGGCCACGAGCGGGCCGGGCGCTACCAACCTCGTAACCGGCCTGGCCGACGCCCTGATTGACAGTACGCCAGTGGTGTGCATTACGGGGCAGGTATTTGCACATTTGCTGGGCACCGATGCGTTTCAGGAAACGGATATCATCAACATCACGACGCCGGTTACGAAGTGGAACTACCAGGTAACCAGGGCTGAAGAAATTCCGGAGGCGCTGGCCAAGGCCTTTTACATTGCGCGCAGCGGCCGGCCAGGCCCCGTATTGGTGGACATTACCAAGAACGCGCAAATGCAGACTTTTGACGCGCCCGAGTACCAGCCGTGCCAGCACATCCGCAGCTACCGGCCTGCGCCAGTAGTGCGCCGGAAGTACGTGGAGCAGGCGGCCGCACTGATCAACAGCGCCAAGCGGCCCTTCATCCTTTGGGGCCAGGGCGTAGTACTGGGTGGGGCCGAGGCCGAGTTCAAGGCCTTTGTGGAGAAAAGCGGCATTCCGGCGGCCTGGACCATCCTGGGCGTGGGGGCCCTGGCCACCGGCCACCCGCTGAACGTGGGGATGCTGGGCATGCACGGCAACTACGGCCCCAACGTGCTCACCAACGAGTGCGACGTGCTGATTGCCATCGGGATGCGCTTCGACGACCGGGTGACGGGCCGGCTCGACAAGTACGCCAAGCAGGCGCAGGTGATTCACCTCGACATTGACCCCACCGAGATTGACAAGAACGTGAAAACTACCATGCCGGTGTGGGGCGACTGCAAGGAAACCCTGCCGCTGCTCACGGCGCTGGTTGAGCGCCGGGCCCACCCCGAGTGGCTGGCCCGCTTCAACGACCACATGGCGCAGGAAGTGGAGGCCGTGATTCGGGAAGAATTATTCCCGACTTCGGAGGAGCTGACGATGGGCGAGGTGATGCAGCAGCTCAACGAAATCACTCGGGGCGAGGCCATTATCGTGTCCGACGTGGGGCAACACCAGATGGTGGCCTGCCGCTACGCGCAGTTCAACCACGCGCGCAGCAACGTGACGAGCGGCGGCCTGGGTACGATGGGCTTCGCGCTGCCGGCGGCCATCGGCGCCAAGTTTGGCGCGCCCGACCGGCCGGTGGTGGCCGTGATTGGCGACGGCGGTTTCCAGATGACTATTCAGGAGCTGGGCACCATCATGCAGACGGGCGTGGACGTGAAAATCATCATCCTCAACAACCAGTTTCTGGGCATGGTGCGGCAGTGGCAGGAGCTGTTCCACCAGCGCCGCTACTCGTTTGTGGACATCCAGAGCCCTGATTTTGTGGCCGTAGCGGCTGGCTACCGCATTGCCGGCCAGCGCGTGGCCGCCCGCGCCGACCTGCGCCCGGCGCTGGAAAAGATGCTGGCGCATTCGGGCTCTTTCTTGCTCGAGGTGATGGTGACCAAGGAAAACAACATCTTCCCGATGGTGCCGCAAGGGTGCAGCGTGGCAGAAATCCGGCTGCGGTAA
- the ilvA gene encoding threonine ammonia-lyase IlvA, with protein sequence MPDLLAPAATAVTLENVEAAARRLKGVITKTPLMLNLGLSRTYDATILLKREDLQVVRSYKIRGAYNKIATLPTTVPGREIVCASAGNHAQGVAYACQLLNLACDIFMPAQTPAQKVDKVRLFGKDMVTVHLTGRTFDDCYHAAQVFCDARGSTFVHPFDDLAVVEGQATVGLEILKSTHHKLIDFCFMPIGGGGLASGLSSVFRQLSPHTRLIGVQPLGAPSMHDAIRAGRRQALASLDTFVDGAAVKCPGELTFGICQALLDEVHLVPEGQVCEDLLKMYNEEGMVLEPAGTLAISALHAYADQIRGKTVVCIVSGSNNDITRMEDIKERAQRHQGLKHYFMVTFNQVPGALRRFVNNVLAEGTDIIQFQYIKKNNKEKGPVFIGVEVSNPRDVEGIKARMADEGFGFEYLNGKQDFLSLLV encoded by the coding sequence ATGCCCGACCTGCTGGCTCCGGCGGCCACTGCCGTCACCCTGGAAAACGTGGAGGCTGCCGCGCGCCGCCTCAAAGGTGTGATTACCAAGACGCCCCTGATGCTGAACCTTGGCCTCTCGCGTACCTACGACGCCACTATTTTGCTGAAGCGGGAGGATTTGCAGGTGGTGCGCTCCTATAAAATCCGGGGGGCTTACAATAAGATTGCGACACTGCCCACCACCGTGCCGGGGCGTGAGATTGTGTGCGCCAGCGCCGGCAACCACGCCCAGGGCGTAGCCTACGCTTGCCAGTTGCTGAACCTGGCGTGTGATATTTTCATGCCGGCCCAAACGCCCGCCCAGAAGGTAGACAAGGTGCGTCTCTTCGGCAAGGACATGGTGACGGTGCACCTTACTGGCCGCACGTTCGATGATTGCTACCACGCGGCGCAGGTGTTTTGCGACGCGCGCGGCAGCACGTTTGTGCATCCCTTTGATGACTTGGCCGTTGTGGAGGGCCAAGCCACGGTGGGCCTAGAAATTCTGAAATCGACTCATCACAAGCTAATTGACTTTTGTTTCATGCCCATCGGCGGCGGCGGGCTGGCCTCGGGCTTATCGAGCGTATTCCGGCAGCTTAGCCCGCACACCCGGCTCATCGGGGTGCAGCCGCTGGGGGCCCCCAGCATGCACGACGCCATTCGGGCCGGACGGCGGCAGGCGCTGGCCAGCCTCGACACCTTCGTGGACGGCGCGGCCGTGAAGTGCCCCGGCGAGCTGACGTTTGGAATTTGCCAGGCCCTGCTCGACGAGGTGCACCTCGTGCCCGAGGGCCAGGTGTGCGAAGACCTGCTGAAGATGTACAACGAGGAAGGCATGGTGCTGGAGCCCGCCGGTACGCTCGCCATCTCGGCCCTGCACGCCTACGCCGACCAGATTCGGGGCAAAACGGTGGTCTGCATTGTCAGCGGCTCCAACAACGACATCACCCGGATGGAGGACATCAAGGAGCGCGCCCAGCGCCACCAAGGCCTCAAGCACTACTTCATGGTGACCTTCAACCAGGTCCCCGGGGCCCTGCGCCGCTTCGTGAACAACGTGCTAGCCGAAGGCACCGACATCATCCAGTTTCAGTACATCAAGAAGAACAACAAAGAAAAAGGCCCCGTTTTCATCGGCGTCGAGGTCAGCAACCCGCGCGACGTAGAGGGCATCAAGGCGCGCATGGCCGACGAAGGCTTCGGCTTTGAGTACCTCAACGGCAAGCAGGATTTTCTAAGCTTGCTGGTGTAG
- the ilvD gene encoding dihydroxy-acid dehydratase codes for MITNKFSRIYTQDDSLPASQAMLIGAGLSDADLRKPFVGICSTGFEGNTCNMHLNGLADEVKRGVVAQGLVGLRFNTIGVSDGITNGNAGMRYSLVSREIIADSIEAMAGAHYYDALATVVGCDKNMPGALIAMARLNRPSLMVYGGTIKGGEFKGQQLNIVSCFEAYGKKVNGNISEEDYQGIIHNACPGPGACGGMYTANTMAAAIETLGMSVPASSSLPAESAAKVQECLDAGAYLRRLLELDLKPRDILTRAAFENAMVMITVLGGSTNAVLHLIAIAHAAGVKLTMEDFQAVSNRVPVLADLKPSGKYLMEDLSKIGGVPAVQRTLLDYGMLNGDLMTVTCRTLAENLADVQPLGPEQDLLRPLSNPIKADGHIQMLYGNLATKGGVAKITGKEGLRFEGPAIVFNSEEELNQGIIDHKIKAGQVVVIRYVGPKGGPGMPEMLKPTSAIMGAGLGDKVALITDGRFSGGTHGFVIGHICPEAYDGGGLALVQDGDWIILDASANTIDVQLADYELAARRAAWQRPPLPVRQGVLLKYIRTVSDASLGCITDLLEEDYVPEPALSPAHR; via the coding sequence ATGATTACCAATAAATTCAGCCGCATCTACACCCAGGACGACAGCCTGCCGGCCTCGCAGGCCATGCTCATCGGGGCAGGCTTGTCGGATGCGGATTTGCGCAAGCCGTTCGTGGGCATCTGCTCCACGGGCTTCGAGGGCAACACCTGTAATATGCACCTCAACGGCTTAGCCGATGAGGTGAAGCGCGGCGTGGTGGCTCAGGGCCTGGTGGGGCTGCGCTTCAACACCATAGGGGTAAGTGACGGCATTACCAATGGCAACGCGGGCATGCGTTACTCATTAGTATCCAGGGAGATAATTGCCGATTCGATTGAGGCAATGGCGGGCGCGCACTACTACGACGCGCTGGCTACCGTGGTGGGCTGCGACAAGAACATGCCGGGGGCCCTAATCGCCATGGCGCGGCTCAACCGGCCCTCGCTGATGGTATATGGTGGTACCATTAAGGGCGGCGAGTTTAAGGGGCAGCAGCTCAACATTGTGTCGTGTTTTGAGGCTTACGGTAAGAAAGTTAACGGCAACATTTCGGAGGAAGACTACCAAGGCATTATCCATAATGCCTGCCCCGGGCCCGGCGCGTGCGGCGGCATGTACACGGCCAATACCATGGCGGCGGCCATCGAAACGCTGGGCATGAGCGTGCCCGCGTCGTCGTCGCTACCCGCCGAGAGCGCCGCCAAGGTGCAGGAGTGCCTCGATGCCGGCGCCTACCTGCGCCGCCTGCTGGAGCTGGACCTCAAGCCGCGCGATATTCTTACCCGTGCGGCGTTTGAGAATGCGATGGTGATGATAACCGTGCTCGGCGGCTCGACCAATGCCGTGCTGCACCTCATCGCCATTGCCCACGCAGCCGGCGTGAAGCTGACGATGGAGGACTTCCAGGCCGTGAGCAACCGCGTGCCGGTGCTGGCCGACCTCAAGCCCAGCGGTAAGTATTTGATGGAGGATTTGTCGAAAATCGGTGGCGTGCCCGCCGTTCAACGCACCCTGCTCGACTACGGGATGCTCAACGGCGACCTGATGACCGTAACCTGCCGCACGCTGGCCGAGAACCTGGCCGACGTGCAACCCCTGGGCCCTGAGCAGGATTTGCTGCGCCCGCTCAGCAACCCGATTAAGGCCGACGGGCACATCCAGATGCTGTACGGCAACTTGGCCACAAAAGGGGGGGTAGCGAAAATTACCGGCAAGGAAGGCCTGCGGTTTGAGGGCCCGGCCATCGTATTCAACTCGGAAGAGGAGTTGAACCAGGGCATTATCGACCACAAAATCAAGGCCGGGCAGGTGGTTGTGATTCGGTACGTGGGGCCCAAGGGCGGGCCGGGCATGCCCGAAATGCTCAAGCCGACCTCGGCCATTATGGGCGCGGGGCTGGGCGACAAGGTGGCGCTGATAACCGACGGCCGCTTTTCGGGTGGCACGCACGGCTTCGTTATCGGCCACATTTGCCCCGAGGCTTACGACGGCGGTGGCCTAGCCTTGGTGCAGGACGGCGACTGGATTATCCTTGATGCCAGTGCCAACACCATCGACGTGCAACTAGCTGACTATGAGCTCGCGGCCCGCCGCGCCGCCTGGCAGCGCCCGCCGCTGCCCGTGCGCCAGGGCGTGCTGCTCAAGTACATCCGCACCGTGAGCGACGCCAGCCTCGGCTGCATCACTGATTTACTCGAAGAAGATTATGTTCCAGAACCAGCCCTCAGCCCAGCCCACCGCTAG
- the leuD gene encoding 3-isopropylmalate dehydratase small subunit: protein MEKFQTLRTTGVPLPLENVDTDQIIPARFLKATTREGFGENLFRDWRTNADGSPKADFVLNNPRYAGEILVAGKNFGCGSSREHAAWALYDAGFRAVISSCFADIFRGNALNTGLLPLQVSDEVLARLLAAIETDPQLELIVDLPSQTLAVPAWGETFSFAIDAYKKECLINGYDDIDFLVNQKPAIEAFEKQRAWTW, encoded by the coding sequence ATGGAGAAATTCCAGACCCTGCGCACCACCGGCGTTCCGCTGCCGCTGGAAAACGTTGACACCGACCAGATTATTCCGGCCCGGTTCCTGAAAGCGACCACCCGCGAAGGGTTCGGCGAAAACCTGTTCCGCGACTGGCGCACCAACGCCGACGGCTCGCCCAAGGCGGACTTCGTGCTGAATAACCCGCGCTACGCCGGCGAAATTCTGGTGGCGGGCAAGAATTTCGGCTGCGGCTCGAGCCGCGAGCACGCCGCCTGGGCGCTGTATGATGCCGGTTTTAGGGCCGTTATTTCGAGCTGCTTCGCCGATATTTTCCGGGGCAATGCGCTGAATACTGGCCTCCTACCCCTGCAAGTGAGCGACGAGGTGCTGGCCCGCCTGCTGGCCGCCATTGAAACCGACCCGCAGCTAGAGCTCATAGTCGATTTGCCCTCCCAAACGTTGGCGGTGCCGGCATGGGGCGAGACGTTCAGCTTCGCCATCGACGCCTACAAAAAAGAGTGCCTGATTAACGGCTACGACGACATCGACTTTTTAGTGAATCAAAAACCGGCCATTGAGGCCTTTGAAAAACAACGCGCCTGGACATGGTAA
- the ilvN gene encoding acetolactate synthase small subunit has protein sequence MSPEPADRQEYNITAYTENQVGLLNRIAIIFSRRKINIESLNVSPSEIEGIHRFNIVIVETEEVVEKLAKQIEKQVEVLKVYFNTNADVIWQEMALYKVPTDVIAEKVLVERLLRENGARAVVIRKDYTVFETTGHREETDNLIKALQPYGLIEFVRSARIAIIKASDGFHHKLREFERREPSEEVAENEFLNDREQVFTM, from the coding sequence ATGAGTCCCGAGCCCGCCGACCGTCAGGAATACAACATCACGGCGTACACCGAAAACCAGGTAGGCCTGCTCAACCGCATTGCCATTATTTTTTCGCGCCGCAAAATCAACATCGAGAGCCTCAACGTGTCGCCCTCTGAGATTGAGGGCATCCACCGCTTCAACATCGTAATTGTGGAAACGGAGGAAGTGGTGGAGAAGCTGGCCAAGCAGATTGAGAAGCAAGTGGAGGTGCTGAAGGTGTACTTCAACACCAACGCCGACGTGATTTGGCAGGAAATGGCCCTGTACAAAGTGCCCACCGACGTGATTGCTGAAAAAGTGCTCGTGGAGCGCTTGCTCCGCGAGAATGGGGCCCGCGCCGTGGTTATCCGCAAGGACTACACGGTGTTTGAAACCACTGGCCACCGCGAGGAAACCGACAACCTCATTAAGGCTTTGCAGCCGTATGGGCTGATTGAGTTTGTGCGCTCGGCGCGCATCGCCATCATCAAGGCCAGTGACGGTTTCCACCACAAGCTCCGGGAGTTTGAGCGCCGCGAGCCGAGCGAGGAAGTGGCGGAGAACGAGTTTTTGAACGACCGCGAACAGGTCTTCACGATGTAG